Proteins from one Candidatus Neptunochlamydia vexilliferae genomic window:
- a CDS encoding tetratricopeptide repeat protein yields the protein MPGVFFSKVLIEQEQHLEVPSKKHFLIKTLMIFLGLVFLITILWHFWPLSKETSYFGLPESPSTFVGRSEELQSISSALKREGRVLITGMGGIGKTTLALEFANKQSHYDFICFIPARTSALIKRGLLNLSKELVSYPAKPDEAIDALKHVLKNEKRRFLLIFDEVDTQESFDYLEEFLPRRLKEVLITSRIPVQLKWMHTPSIPLKTFTDEDSETLLLSLSKATKSKAIKGLTDRLGHLPLALTHAAAYIRERGISFEAYLKAFEKHCVDLFEGKRLPLSKDEKTVLTTWETSLQTIENAHRDTLSRQVISFISLMGRMPVPTSLIKSWVAVAFPELSSVQFEDALGYLCRYSLISPSSSDCYTIHPLLRQVIKHKLSQGEKAQIFQQAPKAFNHLYKRMDQKNLFNIVDHGIFVAHKENSDEGSSLLDILAHLLLDHLYVGNYEMLYLAKEVSEYLKKHPSLGIEREGQNPIHLALRYSCIGAILDLETDYKKATEWHKRALKVWREKLPEKVDHRLVSIYSNLAYSLGTQGKYHESLKYHSIALKLGLDHLNYDPIRIASNCICIGYSLLYLANYQKALDYLTLSLELRKKALGDDHPRVASCYVCIGDVYKGLGKFDENLKYQIKALEIRKNVSINKDYYELSSSYNRVGVALSHLGKFKEALKYQRKGLEISQKVLIKDHYKVALIHKSIGLSLIHLGEKKQAKHHLEKAYEILKKNFGADDLRTKECQQLLNAPIPLESLREKKSPVPLKAKTLRRLDKQWEQLRAYL from the coding sequence GTGCCGGGAGTATTTTTTTCTAAAGTCTTAATAGAGCAAGAGCAACACCTAGAGGTGCCTTCTAAAAAGCACTTTTTAATTAAAACTCTGATGATCTTTTTAGGGTTAGTTTTTCTTATCACGATCCTGTGGCATTTTTGGCCTTTAAGTAAAGAGACCTCTTACTTCGGATTGCCGGAATCTCCCTCTACTTTTGTGGGCCGCTCGGAAGAGCTTCAGTCTATAAGTAGTGCTTTGAAGAGGGAAGGGCGGGTCCTTATTACAGGGATGGGAGGAATCGGGAAGACAACCTTAGCCCTTGAGTTTGCGAACAAACAGTCTCACTATGATTTTATTTGTTTTATACCGGCAAGAACTTCCGCACTGATCAAAAGGGGACTTTTAAACCTCTCTAAAGAACTGGTTTCCTATCCGGCAAAGCCAGATGAAGCTATTGATGCCTTAAAACACGTTCTAAAAAATGAGAAGAGAAGGTTTCTCCTTATTTTTGATGAGGTGGATACCCAAGAGTCTTTTGACTATTTAGAGGAGTTCCTTCCTCGTCGACTAAAAGAGGTTCTCATTACCTCTAGGATCCCTGTCCAGCTCAAGTGGATGCACACACCTTCGATTCCATTAAAGACTTTTACCGATGAGGATTCTGAAACCCTCTTACTTTCGTTATCAAAAGCAACTAAGAGCAAGGCAATCAAAGGATTAACCGATCGGTTAGGCCATCTTCCTTTAGCACTGACTCATGCAGCTGCCTATATTCGAGAAAGGGGAATTAGCTTTGAAGCCTATTTAAAAGCTTTTGAAAAGCACTGTGTCGATCTTTTTGAGGGGAAAAGGCTTCCGCTAAGTAAAGATGAAAAAACGGTTCTGACTACATGGGAAACCAGTCTGCAAACCATTGAAAATGCTCATAGAGATACTTTATCAAGACAGGTTATCTCTTTTATTTCTTTAATGGGGCGTATGCCGGTTCCAACCTCATTGATTAAGAGCTGGGTAGCCGTTGCTTTTCCAGAGTTATCATCTGTTCAGTTTGAAGATGCCTTAGGATATCTTTGTCGCTATTCTCTTATTTCTCCATCTTCCTCAGACTGCTATACGATCCATCCTCTTTTAAGACAGGTGATCAAGCATAAGCTGAGTCAAGGTGAGAAAGCACAAATTTTTCAGCAAGCCCCTAAAGCCTTTAACCATCTTTATAAAAGAATGGATCAAAAGAACTTATTTAACATTGTTGACCATGGCATTTTTGTTGCTCACAAGGAAAACTCCGATGAGGGGAGCTCACTGTTAGATATTTTAGCTCACCTGCTCTTGGACCATCTTTATGTTGGGAACTATGAAATGCTTTATCTGGCTAAAGAGGTTTCGGAATATCTTAAAAAACACCCCTCTCTTGGGATAGAAAGAGAGGGGCAGAATCCCATTCACTTGGCTTTGCGCTACAGTTGTATCGGTGCAATTTTAGATCTTGAGACTGATTACAAAAAAGCGACAGAGTGGCATAAAAGAGCGCTTAAAGTCTGGAGGGAGAAGCTTCCCGAAAAGGTAGACCATCGCTTAGTTTCTATTTATAGCAATTTAGCCTATAGCTTAGGGACTCAGGGCAAATACCACGAGTCCCTTAAGTACCACTCGATTGCTTTAAAGCTAGGACTAGACCATCTGAATTATGACCCCATTAGGATTGCTTCGAATTGTATTTGCATTGGATATAGTTTGCTCTACCTAGCAAATTATCAAAAAGCTTTAGACTATTTGACCCTTTCTTTGGAACTTCGGAAAAAGGCTTTAGGGGATGACCACCCAAGAGTTGCTTCTTGCTATGTTTGCATAGGGGATGTTTATAAAGGATTAGGAAAGTTTGATGAGAATCTTAAGTACCAAATAAAAGCACTTGAAATTAGGAAAAATGTTAGTATCAATAAGGATTACTATGAACTTTCCTCGAGTTATAACCGAGTTGGAGTGGCCCTTTCTCATTTAGGAAAATTCAAAGAGGCCTTAAAGTATCAACGTAAAGGTTTGGAAATCAGCCAAAAAGTCCTTATTAAGGATCACTATAAAGTGGCTCTGATCCATAAAAGCATTGGGCTTTCTTTGATCCACTTAGGTGAGAAAAAACAAGCAAAGCACCACTTAGAAAAAGCTTATGAAATTTTAAAAAAGAACTTTGGAGCGGATGATCTTCGCACAAAAGAGTGTCAGCAGCTACTTAATGCACCAATTCCTCTTGAGAGCTTAAGGGAAAAAAAGAGTCCGGTTCCTTTAAAGGCTAAAACTCTTAGAAGGCTTGACAAACAGTGGGAACAACTAAGAGCCTATCTCTAG
- a CDS encoding valine--tRNA ligase yields the protein MEEELPKAYNPDVTEEKWYYFWERKGVFHVDPLSDKEPYCIVMPPPNVTGVLHMGHALVNALQDVMIRWKRMEGYEALWVPGLDHAGISTQTVVERDLIAKTGKRRSDFERKEFLGHVWKWKEKSEDRIVGQLKRLGCSCDWLRKRFTMDEESNLAVRTLFKKMYEEGLIYQGDYLVNWDPVTETALADDEVEYEERETKLWHFRYPLEEGEGHLTIATTRPETMLGDVAVAVSPKDPRYKKLVGKNVVLPIVNRVIPIVADNYVDPEFGTGVVKITPAHDPNDWELGKRHDLPLINILNSNGTLNENGLEYEGLSMEEARRHVVTRMKELGHLEKIDPYTHRVGVSYRSKAIIEPYLSKQWFIKMEPFKKKLIDAVKKGRVKIIPKNWESTYFHWIENLRDWCISRQLWWGHRIPIWKHESGKIICYEGTGRPPEVVENPEGWSQDPDVLDTWFSSALWPFSTLGWPHTTHELKKFYPNSTLITGHDILFFWVARMIMMGEYVMGEAPFAETSLQGLIFGKSYWRENKEGGITYASLEEKKAFDLGTTPPKEVHSKWEKMSKSKGNVIDPIEIINTYGTDAMRMALAASATHSPQIDLDRRRFEEFKNFANKVWNGSRFVLMNLTLTAEEFQEGLGPLALEDRWILSVLNRTIEEMKTHFEGYHFDRAAMRSYTFFWDEFCAYYVEMAKPTLFAKNEASKHKQKVLLIVLLAAIRLMHPIAPFITEEIFQKLKERFPHIKPSNADPYTAEAIEALLSPACIVSPYPKVINKKDISPEIEETFAFLNEIVYAIRNIRAEMQLPPGAKTDVIIEGKTEAIEPHGSIISSLVRTQSLSFNPEEKPSGFTSSALVKGLKILIPLPEELQEKEKKRLEKEVEKLTGQIASLNKQLSNPNFVERAPAELVNKTKSALSETEEKLAATQEKLKQL from the coding sequence ATGGAAGAAGAGTTGCCAAAGGCCTACAACCCTGACGTCACCGAAGAGAAGTGGTATTACTTCTGGGAGCGGAAAGGGGTTTTTCATGTCGATCCCCTCTCGGATAAAGAGCCCTACTGCATCGTCATGCCTCCTCCCAACGTAACGGGGGTTTTGCATATGGGACATGCTCTGGTCAATGCCCTTCAGGATGTAATGATCCGATGGAAGCGGATGGAAGGCTATGAGGCGCTGTGGGTCCCGGGGCTCGACCATGCCGGCATCTCGACGCAGACAGTGGTGGAGCGCGACCTGATCGCCAAGACAGGGAAGCGGCGGAGCGACTTTGAGCGGAAAGAGTTTTTGGGCCACGTCTGGAAGTGGAAAGAAAAGTCAGAGGATCGGATCGTCGGTCAGCTGAAACGACTCGGCTGCTCTTGTGACTGGCTCCGGAAGCGGTTTACGATGGATGAAGAGTCCAACCTGGCTGTCCGGACCCTTTTCAAAAAGATGTATGAAGAGGGGCTCATTTACCAGGGAGACTATCTGGTCAACTGGGATCCAGTGACCGAGACGGCGCTGGCCGATGATGAGGTCGAGTATGAGGAGCGGGAAACCAAGCTCTGGCACTTCCGCTACCCGTTAGAAGAGGGTGAGGGACACCTCACTATTGCAACGACCCGTCCCGAGACAATGCTTGGCGATGTGGCGGTGGCTGTTTCTCCCAAAGATCCCCGCTACAAGAAGCTCGTCGGCAAAAATGTGGTCCTCCCCATTGTGAATCGGGTGATTCCAATTGTAGCCGATAATTATGTCGATCCAGAGTTTGGAACGGGAGTGGTTAAGATTACCCCCGCTCACGACCCTAACGACTGGGAGCTGGGCAAACGGCACGATCTTCCTTTGATCAATATTCTCAATTCGAATGGCACCCTGAATGAAAATGGACTCGAGTATGAGGGGCTCTCGATGGAAGAGGCCCGCCGCCATGTGGTTACTCGGATGAAAGAGCTTGGTCACCTCGAAAAGATCGACCCCTATACCCACCGGGTCGGAGTCTCTTACCGCTCCAAGGCAATTATTGAACCCTATCTTTCGAAGCAGTGGTTCATCAAGATGGAGCCCTTTAAGAAGAAGCTGATCGATGCGGTGAAGAAAGGGCGGGTCAAGATCATCCCGAAAAATTGGGAGAGCACCTACTTCCATTGGATTGAAAATCTCCGCGACTGGTGCATCTCAAGACAGCTATGGTGGGGACACCGGATCCCGATCTGGAAGCATGAATCGGGAAAGATCATTTGCTACGAAGGGACGGGACGTCCCCCTGAGGTGGTTGAAAACCCTGAAGGGTGGAGCCAAGATCCTGACGTTCTCGATACCTGGTTTTCCTCAGCCCTTTGGCCATTTAGCACCCTCGGGTGGCCCCACACCACCCATGAGCTGAAAAAGTTTTACCCCAACTCGACCCTCATTACCGGCCACGACATCCTCTTTTTCTGGGTCGCCCGGATGATCATGATGGGAGAGTATGTGATGGGAGAGGCCCCCTTTGCAGAAACCTCATTGCAGGGACTCATCTTTGGAAAGTCCTACTGGCGAGAAAACAAAGAGGGAGGGATCACATACGCCTCTTTGGAAGAGAAGAAAGCTTTTGATCTCGGCACCACTCCCCCAAAAGAGGTCCACTCGAAGTGGGAAAAGATGTCGAAATCGAAAGGAAATGTGATCGACCCTATCGAAATCATCAACACCTATGGAACCGATGCGATGCGGATGGCGCTTGCTGCAAGTGCGACCCACAGTCCCCAGATCGATCTCGACCGTCGCCGCTTCGAAGAGTTTAAGAACTTTGCTAACAAGGTGTGGAACGGCTCCCGCTTTGTCCTGATGAACCTCACCCTGACCGCCGAAGAGTTCCAAGAGGGGCTCGGCCCCCTTGCTCTTGAAGATCGGTGGATCCTCTCGGTCCTGAATCGAACGATCGAGGAGATGAAAACCCACTTTGAGGGATACCACTTTGACCGGGCAGCGATGCGGAGTTATACCTTCTTCTGGGATGAGTTTTGCGCCTACTATGTGGAGATGGCCAAGCCAACCCTCTTTGCCAAAAATGAAGCGAGCAAACACAAACAAAAGGTCCTTCTCATCGTCCTCCTCGCAGCGATCCGCCTCATGCACCCCATTGCCCCCTTCATCACCGAAGAGATCTTTCAGAAGCTTAAAGAGCGTTTTCCCCACATCAAACCTTCCAATGCCGATCCCTATACCGCCGAAGCCATCGAGGCTCTTCTCTCCCCTGCCTGTATCGTCTCCCCTTACCCCAAGGTGATCAATAAAAAGGATATCTCCCCCGAAATCGAAGAGACCTTTGCGTTCCTCAATGAAATCGTCTACGCGATCCGAAATATCCGGGCGGAGATGCAACTTCCCCCAGGAGCCAAAACCGATGTGATTATCGAAGGAAAAACAGAGGCGATCGAGCCTCATGGCTCGATCATCTCTTCCCTTGTCCGGACCCAGTCCCTATCCTTCAACCCCGAGGAAAAGCCTTCCGGCTTTACCTCCTCCGCCCTCGTCAAAGGGCTCAAAATTCTCATTCCTCTTCCCGAGGAGCTCCAAGAAAAAGAGAAGAAGCGACTGGAAAAGGAAGTGGAAAAACTCACTGGGCAGATTGCCTCGTTAAACAAACAACTCAGCAACCCTAACTTTGTGGAAAGGGCCCCTGCCGAGCTCGTGAATAAGACGAAAAGCGCCCTAAGCGAAACTGAAGAGAAGCTTGCCGCAACGCAGGAAAAGCTTAAGCAGCTCTAA